A window from Scleropages formosus chromosome 17, fSclFor1.1, whole genome shotgun sequence encodes these proteins:
- the LOC108938459 gene encoding hyaluronan and proteoglycan link protein 1-like, with product MQQLSAVSLVSYLHSLHKWNVKNSWGLPKESVRAVKQFPCCMEQLQQPRYLELEVLQTFKVLEEMITLLAFTFIFGDVYSNMQPNKPLYISENGLQLSVVTEQIKVLVRRGDNATLPCRLNRSSQTSFDSSEMRVKWTKLPQHSSEETFVLVSVGIYRKTYGTFNHRVYLQEADENDASLIITNVTLDDYGNYKCEVISGLDDSTNVVSLELEGVVFPYSPRLGRYNLNYHDAATACLEQDAVVASFDQLFDAWVAGLDWCNAGWLSDGSVQYPITTPREPCGGKNTVAGVRSYGQRDKDQARYDVFCFTSDYRGRFYFLIHPSKLTYKEAVQACKNDGAEIAKVGQIYAAWKLLGFDRCDAGWLADGSVRYPISNPRRNCSPTEAAVRFVGFPDKKLKLYGVYCFKASK from the exons ATGCAACAACTGTCAGCAGTTTCTCTTGTATCATACTTGCATTCTTTACAT aAGTGGAATGTGAAGAATTCATGGGGGCTTCCCAAAGAGTCAGTCAGGGCTGTTAAGCAATTTCCCTGTTGCATGGAACAGCTACAGCAACCAAG ATATCTAGAGTTAGAAGTTCTGCAAACTTTTAAGGTGCTAGAAGAAATGATTACTCTGCTtgcttttacattcatttttggCGATGTTTACAGCAACATGCAACCCAACAAGCCTTTGTATATATCAG aaaatgGCCTTCAGCTGTCTGTAGTCACTGAGCAGATCAAAGTGCTCGTGCGACGTGGTGACAACGCCACTCTGCCGTGCAGGCTAAACCGTAGTTCTCAAACCTCCTTTGACAGCAGTGAAATGAGAGTCAAATGGACCAAGCTTCCACAGCATTCCTCAGAGGAGACTTTTGTACTGGTGTCTGTAGGTATCTACAGGAAAACCTATGGCACCTTCAACCATCGTGTGTACCTACAAGAAGCAGATGAAAATGATGCCTCACTGATAATCACTAATGTCACCCTAGATGATTATGGAAACTATAAATGTGAGGTCATCAGTGGTCTGGATGACAGCACTAATGTGGTTTCTCTCGAGCTGGAAG GGGTGGTGTTTCCATATTCCCCAAGACTGGGGCGCTACAACCTGAATTACCATGATGCTGCTACGGCATGCCTGGAGCAAGATGCTGTCGTGGCCTCTTTCGACCAGCTGTTTGATGCTTGGGTAGCAGGTCTTGACTGGTGCAATGCAGGATGGCTCAGTGATGGCTCTGTGCAGTACCCCATCACTACTCCTCGAGAACCCTGTGGGGGAAAGAACACTGTTGCAGGTGTAAGAAGCTATGGGCAACGGGATAAAGATCAGGCACGCTATGATGTCTTCTGCTTCACTTCAGATTACAGAG GGCGATTCTACTTCCTGATACACCCAAGTAAACTCACATACAAAGAGGCGGTGCAGGCTTGCAAGAATGATGGTGCAGAGATTGCCAAAGTTGGGCAGATTTACGCTGCATGGAAGCTGCTGGGCTTTGATCGCTGTGATGCTGGTTGGCTAGCAGATGGCAGTGTTCGCTATCCCATCTCTAACCCCCGGAGAAACTGCAGCCCCACTGAGGCTGCAGTGCGTTTTGTTGGCTTCCCTGACAAAAAACTCAAGTTGTATGGCGTCTACTGCTTCAAGGCCTCCAAGTGA